The following coding sequences lie in one Globicephala melas chromosome 15, mGloMel1.2, whole genome shotgun sequence genomic window:
- the LOC138842357 gene encoding LOW QUALITY PROTEIN: mesothelin-like protein (The sequence of the model RefSeq protein was modified relative to this genomic sequence to represent the inferred CDS: substituted 1 base at 1 genomic stop codon), whose protein sequence is MSSSEPGRLTQVREADCQAFVRRTAQGNTGLLTNLPDQKATLRHRALACLGGPRPSLSTSDLLLLGVLVCDTDASSIMAADPHVLQNLRRCPQLMAALNRLLASGRTRLGPSGSWNLEGLQALGPLATYISPSLWMQLQEVYPGSVPEEQLQLIPSLAYLYSHVETGQWHITSKDTVVALLAPDGALENQTEVILQKFLDHNGTITSALLVANGGSRLCWMSPRQIQAIRPLEFRLAGALDISSCPQSRKNVLYDKAREAFGTARTVDAYYSFTPPLPRXDLALRRARLPEAPPLIAAPPLGGAPVEELRHLPQANVSVDIDTFTSLNTRVLQSLSVGNVTTLLGQNMGDLQKAHSHPTISSWLCSLNRSALGELGLDTDPTGPTGLTHVTTRTPNTIPCMPHLVPTSDRPWSTDPSSGSPPGVSATCCGPAVRPPVAAVLEHPGAQLEPLTGHVPHGLQRQRCPSTTCRKTGAGRWSWLPA, encoded by the exons ATGTCCTCCTCGGAGCCTGGCAG ACTGACACAGGTGAGGGAAGCCGACTGCCAGGCCTTCGTCCGCCGCACAGCCCAGGGCAACACAGGGCTGCTGACCAACCTGCCCGACCAGAAGGCCACCCTGCGGCACAGGGCCCTGGCCTGCCTG GGAGGGCCCCGCCCGAGCCTCAGCACCTCCGACCTGCTGCTCCTCGGGGTCCTGGTGTGTGACACAGATGCATCCAGCATCATGGCTGCAGACCCCCATGTGCTGCAGAACCTGCGGCGCTGTCCCCAGCTGATGGCCGCCCTCAACAGGCTGCTGGCCAGCGGCAGGACCAGGCTCGG GCCCTCTGGCTCCTGGAACCTGGAGGGGCTGCAGGCTCTGGGACCCCTAGCCACCTACATCAGCCCCAGCCTGTGGATGCAGCTGCAGGAG GTCTACCCAGGCAGCGTCCCCGAGGAGCAGCTGCAGCTCATCCCCTCGCTGGCCTACCTCTACTCCCATGTGGAGACTGGCCAGTGGCACATCACGTCCAAGGACACGGTCGTGGCCCTGCTGGCCCCAGACGGGGCCCTGGAGAACCAGAcagag GTCATCCTGCAGAAGTTCCTGGACCACAACGGCACCATCACCAGTGCCCTGCTTGTGGCCAACGGGGGCTCCCGCCTCTGTTGGATGAGCCCCCGCCAGATCCAGGCCATCCGGCCCTTGGAGTTTCG GCTGGCCGGAGCCCTAGAcatctcctcctgccctcagAGCCGCAAGAACGTGCTCTACGACAAGGCCCGAGAGGCCTTCGGCACCGCCAGAACTGTAGACGCCTACTACAGCTTCACGCCTCCCCTACCTCGGTGAGACCTCGCCCTGCGTAGGGCACGCCTCCCGGAAGCCCCGCCCCTCATCGCTGCCCCGCCCCTAGGCGGTGCCCCCGTGGAGGAGCTGCGGCACCTGCCCCAAGCTAACGTCTCCGTGGACATTGACACTTTCACCAGTCTGAACACCCGAGTGCTGCAG AGCCTGAGCGTGGGCAACGTGACGACGCTGCTGGGCCAGAACATGGGGGACCTGCAGAAGGCTCACAGCCACCCCACCATCAGCTCCTGGCTCTGCAGCCTCAATCGGTCAGCCCTGGGCGAGCTGGGCCTGGACACGGACCCAACCGGCCCCACCGGCCTCACCCACGTGACAACTAGGACCCCCAACACCATCCCCTGCATGCCCCATCTAGTCCCCACCTCAGACCGGCCTTGGAGCACTGACCCCAGCTCAG GCAGCCCACCTGGGGTATCTGCCACTTGCTGTGGCCCTGCCGTCAGgcctcctgtggctgctgtattGGAGCACCCTGGGGCCCAGCTGGAACCACTCACAGGGCACGTGCCCCATGGCCTCCAAAGACAGCGCTGCCCCAGCACCACTTGCAGGAAAACCGGGGCTGGTAGGTGGAGCTGGCTGCCTGCCTAG
- the LOC115861417 gene encoding mesothelin, with product MVGAGKQGGHQSGCPPQTVALQTAQPRVGSCGTPTHGSLLLLLCLGWVLLSRAQAADTELGVMTPWLQWDLSWQRPEVTVILLRAQQCTEKKACPPGWKAQVLDENLVFYEEWELEACVDGALLAAQMDQVNLVPFTYQQLHIFKRKLDEFYPQGYPESLIQHLRYFFLWVTPEDIHKWNVTSLETVKSLLKVSKGHGMDARVAALIARYVGGGGQLDKATLDTLATFPATYLCLLSPEQLGFMQLNVVWATRPQDLDTCSPWQMAVLYPKARIAFQNMSGSEYFTRIKPYLGGAPMEDLWVLSQQNINMDVATFKKLQREAVLPLTIAEVQKLLGANLVGLKAKEGNSPLRDWISWQSQEDLDSLGLGLHGGTPNGYLVLDFNGAEDSSGGPHLLRLGPGPVLTVTPSRLLALILN from the exons ATGGTAGGGGCGGGGAAGCAGGGAGGACATCAGAGTGGCTGTCCTCCACAGACTGTGGCCTTGCAGACTGCTCAACCCCGCGTGGGGTCCTGTGGGACTCCCACCCACGGCAGCCTCTTGCTTCTTCTCTGCCTCG GGTGGGTGCTACTTTCCAGGGCCCAGGCTGCAGACACGGAACTG GGTGTCATGACCCCATGGCTGCAATGGGACCTGTCCTGGCAGCGGCCTGAGGTGACCGTCATCCTTCTGAGGGCCCAGCAGTGCACAGAGA AGAAGGCCTGCCCCCCGGGGTGGAAGGCCCAAGTGTTGGACGAAAACCTTGTCTTCTACGAGGAGTGGGAGCTGGAGGCTTGTGTGGACGGAGCCCTGCTGGCCGCTCAGATGGACCAGGTGAACCTGGTGCCCTTCACCTACCAGCAGCTGCACATTTTCAAGCGCAAATTGGATGAG TTCTACCCACAGGGGTACCCTGAGTCCCTGATCCAGCACCTGAGGTACTTCTTCCTTTGGGTGACCCCCGAGGACATCCACAAGTGGAATGTGACTTCCCTGGAGACCGTGAAATCTCTGCTCAAAGTCAGCAAAGGGCATGGGATGGATGCTCGG GTGGCCGCCCTCATTGCCCGCTATGTAGGGGGAGGGGGCCAGCTGGACAAGGCCACACTGGACACCCTGGCCACCTTCCCCGCTACCTACCTGTGCCTCCTCAGCCCTGAGCAGCTGGGCTTCATGCAGCTCAACGTTGTTTG GGCGACCAGGCCCCAGGACCTGGACACATGCAGCCCATGGCAGATGGCTGTCCTCTACCCCAAGGCCCGCATCGCCTTCCAGAACATGAGCGGGTCTGAATACTTCACAAGGATCAAGCCCTACCTGG GTGGGGCCCCCATGGAGGACCTGTGGGTTCTCAGTCAGCAGAACATAAACATGGATGTGGCCACATTCAAGAAGCTGCAGAGAGAGGCTGTGCTG CCGCTGACCATTGCTGAGGTGCAGAAACTTCTGGGTGCAAACCTGGTGGGCCTGAAGGCTAAGGAGGGGAACAGCCCACTGCGGGACTGGATCTCCTGGCAGTCGCAGGAGGACCTGGACAGTCTGGGGCTGGGGCTCCACGGCGGCACCCCCAACGGctacctggtcctggacttcaaCG GTGCAGAGGACTCCTCCGGAGGCCCTCACCTCCTCAGACTAGGACCTGGACCTGTGCTCACTGTGACCCCAAGTCGGCTCCTGGCCTTGATCCTGAACTGA